The following is a genomic window from Anopheles aquasalis chromosome 3, idAnoAquaMG_Q_19, whole genome shotgun sequence.
ATGCATTGGGTGGCGTGATCGAACGACCAACTCTGTAAAAGATCAGGGAAACGGTGGAATGTTAATTGTTGACCCAGGGAGTGACAAATTCAACGCCCCGTTACTTACCGTAACAGTTGACCGCCGAGATCGAACAGGTTCATACTCGCAATGGCCTCAATTGCCGACTGGTTTGTCTGGTACTCGATGAAACCGTAGCCTTTGTGCGAGTGGACAGCATTGCCCTGCGACATCTTACACGTGACGATTGGACCGAACGCCTCGAATACGCTCTTGATGTCCTCCTCGGTCAAatccggatggatggaggcgATGTAGATGCGATTGTAGCTCTTTGCCTCTTCCTGGATCTCATCAATCACCTGTTGCGCCTGTGGCATATTGCTGGGACGGCCTACCTTGATGTTACGTCCACCGAGCATCGCACCGTTCATCTGCTCGAGCGCAAGCTGTGCCCCTTCGGGGATTTCATACTCGACGAACGCAAACCCTTTGTGCTTTTGGGTGATCGGATCCCACGACATGTTGATGGACTTTATCGGTCCAAAAGGCAGGAAAGCTGCCCGAATCGTGTCTTCCTTCAATTCGAACGAAATGCTACCCACATAAACTCTATtgaaagagagatggagagagagagcgcatgaTGATTAATAAGACAAACTGCAGAGCTTTTACATGACCGAACGATCACGCAATGAATTTGAAACTGAACCGGATCAGATCTTATCAGCTGTGATTATGGCATCAGATGTGATAAAATGGAATTTCAATTCACTGGCAAACGGCGAAGAAACTCAACATTTCCACGTTCAGAGATGTATCGAGAAGTTTAACATCATCCAAGGTTCAGTTGTCAGCTACATTCCTGAGGATCGTAGCACATCTACTTACCGGCACATCAGGGCGAGTGCCTGCTGACGCTGCACCTGggtgcgctggctggccaactgttgctgctggtgggcaaGCGTCTgcttcatcagcaccatcttGATGCTCTGCTCCATGGCGTACTTTTTTGCTCTCGTCACGAGCTCATGCTGCTCCGAGGTCAGGCGCGGCAGGGCACCACCAAGAATGCCGAGCAGAGCGGACCGGGTACCGGGTCCGAATGCTACGTCGCCCGTCTGGCGCATGTCGTACACCGGCTGTAACAGGTACGCAGGAATCTTCGTTTCTGTGGAGGTTGGTTTGGGGTgtgagaaaaacaaagaattaGTTTCACTTTTAATGGCAACTGGCATGGCAAAGAGCTGTTTGGACCGCGGTGTGCGATACTCTGCAAATCTCTCGATTCCCAACCATAATGCGATGGTGGTTCGATCGCCCTCTGTactggaatgaaattgaagaCAAACGAAACGCATGGACTGTACCAGAGATCCTCACCCTTGGCGGTGATCAGGTATCATCGCAACAAGAACGTATTCATGCAAATTGTGTCGCATTCCATACGATACTGACGCCATTTTCAACACCAACAGGGATGTAAAGTAGGtagtaaaataaatcaatataAATTTACTATTGTACCTAAAAAATGTAATACTAAACCCaaggatcgtgatcgtgatcgcaaTTATTGCAAGAGAAGAAACATTCTTCAGCATCGCTTCAGTTATTATCAAAACATTCCTATAAAGCGTTCAACACAATTGAACATGAAGCGCAATTCTTTTTTGTGTAGCGTAACAAAAGAACTTCTTACGTCTCGCTAAATAACCCGTAGAACGtaaattacaaaacaaaataatatcGCCGACTGTGTATCAGAACGCGTGTGTAATATAACGATAGGAAAAATGAATAGAAAAACAACGGATGAGAAACATTCGGTTCTAACCTCTGCCATGGATCTCGAAGGgatgaaagggaaaaatggaagaagatTTTTGTGGGCCACAACTACATTTTCAACCTTGTCcgcatctctctcgctctctctctctctctctctctctctctctctctctctctctctctctcgatgtgTGTTTTCGTACATTTTGATACCAATAACGATCAATGCCACAGAGCTGCAGTTCGTTGTTCGAACAAAGCATATAGATGTGAAGGGTACAGGCAAATAGACGAAAGGACgagatgctgttgatggtggttgtaGTGATGAGTAGCACTAGTAGTTAGGAGAGTAGAATTAACAGAGGAAGGCActagtgatggtggtagtagtagtagaagtagtagtagtagtagtagtagtagcagcagccgcagtagAAGTTGTGGTTGGCAGACGAACTGATTCGAAGGTTATTGCTCAGTGGCGCTTATAAGTAGTGCAATCGAAAGATGACAAACGCAGCATGATGACCAGGAGAAGAACTGCTTTGTATGAGCATATCTTTCATTCGATGCTGCTATTCGAttgcatagagagagagagagatactaGTAGAGTGTCGCGATTTGGTGCTTTTTGCACACTTGCAGGGATGAAACAAAGAGatgtagaaagagagaaaaagagatagagaaagagaaatagaaagagagaaaaacaaaaaaaaacagtgggAGAGACTAATATAGATCCTggaagtaaataaaaaaacaagaaaaataatGCGCATTAATTAGTAGACTCCCGAtgagatgatgaagatgacagACGAACGCTGGCAAAACAACTCTCGCTTGCATTTGTGAGAAAGGACTGACTGTTTGCTGCTCTAGAGCTTCAAACATTTTGTTCAGAacagaacgaaacaaacaaaatatatGTTGGTTTCGCAACAAAGGCTATTCATCTATTCCAATAAGCTTGTTTTTTCTACATCATCTACGCAATTGCTAAAACTTTTTTATCCTTACTTCACTGCCATTGGTTAACACAATAGTTGAACCCAATACAATCTACAAATGATGGCCAAgtgtattttcattttcaaaataaatcttcTGCTTGGTAGTTATCGTTACGTTCCAATTGTTTACTCGACTGATAGGGCCAAGTGATCTACCATTGCTTTTCAAAGATACACTAAGCAATCATACGCTAGATCGGAAAGCAGTGAACCAAAAAGTGAGAGGCCATTTACTCGCCCAATCGcgattccaattccaaaaccaaaacgtAAAGAAACGGTAACAACTGAACAGGCACATCGGAAAAGCATGAAGGATAGGATGTTCCGGCTCATTAACGGCAGTATATGCACTATCTGGATGCAGCTTTAAACCGTCCACACAGCTCTGTCGGTGCCGTCTGTCGCCAAAGAAACCGAAGAACCGAAAAGAGTTCACCGTCGCCCCACCcttctcatcaattggtcgcTTCCGGGCGCCAGCAGCGGGCAACCATTGTGCAAGTTGTGGAttaagaaaaagagaaagagaatagagaaaaagagaaaaaagagaaagagagagagagagagagagagagagagagaaagagagagcgagaacaaaATCGAGACAACAGTGAAAAACCATTAGCCCCACAAGTGATCCATCCTATCGCCGACCTGTGCCGCGATTGGAAGTGTGTAGTGGCTGCTGACTGGCGGCAGGCAGTGATGGGGACACGTTCATTTGCGATGGGATGCTGATGTGACGGCAGAGTTGGAGAATCATTAACTTGGCAACCAGGACGCGGAGGCCCGGTATGTTACGGTAGAGGTATTAATGCACTAATGACTACTGATTACTTGTCAATGGGCTCTCTGTTTGGCATGTGCTTGCCTgtgtggttgctgcgatcgatcgtgcaccTGCGGGTATAGTACCTCTTTCACGGGACACGGTCTCTTTTCGGTCTGGGGAAAAGATTCAGAACACAACTACTAGCATACTAGAAAAGAGACGTTAGGTGGTGGATCGAGTGCTGTTTCTTCTTGCGTTTGATCAATCAATTCAACAACAACTTTACCCTTTGTAAGCCCCTTTGGTGACGCGGTTCGAATGGGTGGACCAGGGAAGGCAATCACAGACGGATGTGGATGTAGagaggtggtagtggtggtggtggtagttgtgGTTATATGGTAAAAAGCGACTTCGAACTCATCTCAACTCTATTGGCGATCTTGGACCTTTGCTATGCATTTGGCCACATTAGACACACATCACAAGACACACGGAACGAACACAACACGGTTCGCTGAAAGTACGAATGAATaagaaaaacacataaacagagaagagaaagagagatacagagagagagaaagagaaagagaaaagagagagagagaaaaaaaggaaaaacgttttCAGCAGCGCTCGCGGGCGGCGATGGAAGAAACCTGGGAGCACCCCTCCGCTTTGGGAACGAAATAATATGGAAAGCGATCTCGATCGTGTTCGAGGCAAAGAGGATCCACCAGATTCCGCTCGAGAGCCAGAGAGATTTCGCGTATCATCTTCGTGGATCACTTTAAAGTTCATTTCGCTTATCTGTGTGAACGAAACAAGTGTCTATTTGCGTTTGCGTCTTCGGTGTGTTGGGAAGATATAGAAAAATAGAAGATATAGAAGAACACGTGTGTAGTACGGCATTAAAGGACGATACGGACGATCGGACATGGGCTCCTCCTCGGGGGTCTGGTGTACATtgaaatatatatatagaaaAAATAGATAGATGGATGGTGCATATTTGTGTGCAAGTCACACGTTCTTATCGTTCGGATTTCTGTGTGCGCCGTATCAGCACCGGGTTGATAAGTATCACGACGAGCTTTTATATCTCGATCGGGTCGACGAGAGAATGATACGGCCGAGCGATAGAGAATTGCTGGTCCTCCTCATCACCCGCGGATTGCCGCGGCCACACCAATATCCCCGCCGTCGCTAGCTGCGAAGAGCTGGTGTTGGATGATTGTCGTTTCGTGAggtagaagaagagaggaagaagaagaagagaaagaaaggagagaCACAACACgctcgatcgtgcgatcgtcctccccccacccgggggatTACAGGTGGATGTTGTCagcgggaaaacaaaacgttaaGAAGAATACaaattaaaacgaaacaaaagtgTGACAGATAAACTCCCAATGTTCCCCTTTTCCGGCGCGGCGTTATCGTGCAAAAGTTGCAATTCGAATcatggatgatgatttgtCTTAAATATTAAATGGCAAAGAGGCACAAACCACCGCTTTGGGGTGGtctagcatcatcatcatcatcatcatcatcattcccccaccccaaacaaacagcaactaAGGATACACATCAAAACCGGAAAAATGGTATCACTTAATTCGCAATCCAATGGCCAATAACTGGCCATTTTTAAATGCGCGACGACtggcgcactgcactcgcccATAGGCAGACATTTGTGGCtcagaaaaaaatacaaatttagggaaaaatatttatgcaaaaataaTGTAAGGTCTGGTAAGGTTACCTCCCCGCCGCACGATGGAACGTTACTGTGCGCGCGTGTTTCTGTTCATGCATCATCATgttcaaatttgttttccactATCTCTCTCATTTAATGTGTatcatcccccaccccctcgtTCGGGGAGGGGTTGTGGATTTTTTCTTTATCATCGGTTTCGAGGAAAACCGGTTCATTAAAATTTTACGTGTGTTATTATTTATCATGAAACAACAGCTGAAAgtacagaacaaaaaaaagaaagaaagaaacgaagaaatctcaTGAATTGGTTTTGTCGTGTGCGATGACCAGAGAGAATGGCTAAGATAAACAGTTAATATAGGGGGGAAAGATGAGGAATGTATTAATCATGACGAAGTGAGTAGGAACCTCCAACACTCTGCTGTTTGCCCGTGGATCTCTTGCGCTTGAAATCCATTTCATTGCATCCTTTGGTGCCCATTCTGAGTtcaaaattattgattttacAAATACattgattttcaaaattctCCTGGAAAGCTCGACCTGGAAGTCAAACGCTTTTTTCGAACGAAATTTATTGTCAAgtacaacgaacgaacgattcgTAAACCGTTTGAAGCCCTTCTTCGCAATTCATGTTAATGCGATACGATACGATCACGCACAATATAAAAAAGCTAGGGCATAGTGTAATTTACCTAAaattggaaagaagaaaaaatcgagtaaaagagaaaaagagaaggcAGTGATGCACAATAGCAAGCAATAACTGTTATTTAGGGCAACACTATGTACAGTGATTAGCAGATCAAATCTTTGAAAGATGCTTTTAAATTCCCATTTGTTTTCGCTCTTTTCTCATGAATATATCTTATGATAGATAAGAACGATGAACATTATATACGACGAACGGACCAGAAACAAATACTGACGCGGGGGCACTAATCGGAATGTGatttatcgcaaaaaaaatccgttACAGGAAACATGTCTTTTACGGtcgatcgccgatcgatcgggaaGCTTTACACTCTGGCCATGACCATTGATTCCGTGGTCCCCCGCACCGTCGTTGTTTCGCGCTAACGAAGGGTTTGTTTTCTTGTGGAGGAGGACAACAATACTATGCGACCGATCATTAGCGATGCTGGATAAAACGTGACTTACCACGCTCGCGTTCCtcgcgttcccgttcccgaCGTTCACGGCGTTCTCGATCACGTTCGCGCTCTTTATCACGCTTCGACACCTTCACCGGTGGCGGCGAGCAGTCGGCCTCCTTGCGGTACTCCTCACGGGCCGGCGAAAcctcgctgttgttgttgttgcttccggAATTGTACTCGTTGCTTCCCTACGGAGATTCAAACAGGCTGGttgtgaaaaaggaaagaaaaaatagaaagtACGGCGTGTACACGTCAACAGGGGCCTAGGACTTTTCTTCAAGGACATACGGCGGGTGGCATGCTTtgcgtgtgcgcgctcgctTGTTGGCTCATAATGAATTTATCGGTTCCCCGAGTAATCACGGGCATTCACCATTCGCTCCGCCATTCCATTGGATGCTTTTCCAACACGACATtaatcgctcgctctctgcagGAGATTACGTCGGAAATCATCTTCTCGGCTGAACCCCCGCAATCTGCGGCGCTTTCCAAGCGGCACAAGGCCGTGGCGAAGCCAAGCaagccgccatattggatttgtCACGGAGCACCGTTCCGGAGGTGCTCCGTTTTTCACTCACGATTTAGCCCTGAACCAACATTTGCCCCGGCATGAAAACACTCTACTTACCATCGCTACAACACCATTCATATTCTTATCACCAAGCAGAGATGTAAAACGGCTCTTTTCACAACTTTTATTCACAATTTACGGGACCGAACGCTGAGCACACCCTCCAAGCACTTTTCTCGATTTGACAGAACACACACGGTGATTAGTTTAGAAGCGTGGATTCGGGAGTTGGGAGTAGGAAATAACGCGgaattttttatttcttcttattaaataaaagaaagaactGTTAAATAAAAGActaatttttgtttctttaaatgaagaatgaaaaaaaaatacacgaTTTTcacgaaccaaaaaaagggtcgtTGCAGACAACCGGTCCCAAAAGCTGCCCGGTGTTTGTTTACATCTCGGGCCGGGTTTTGTTCGGTGTGAATAAAAGGATCTTCCGTGCTTCGAATTATCGGAAATGgaggaaataattaaaaagagTGTGAACGAGCTGCTAGCTATTTGTCCCCGCAAGACATTCTTCGATCGGTGCACGTGGATTCAAAAGGAACCACTAGTTTCTAGGGTGATACAATCAACTGTTGATTCTTTGGAGCCCGGCTGGTGCGCGAGTGCGATAAACATGCCGcaaaatttgataaaaattgGTTTAATTTATGATACCGTGTACAATCAGTTACACACCGGCCAGTGGAAAGAGGTTGAACCGGAGAAAAGGGAGCTCTTTACAATCCTCTCCTTTCTAAGGGTAAGCAGACTGTCTTATCGTGTTATACAGAATTATTTAATTAGTTTAAATGCCCATTGCACTATCCCTAGATTGTACACATTTTACTCGTTTCCAAAGACGTACTGCAATCATTAAAGGATGGAATATATCTGGCTGATTTGGGTTTGATGTTGGGATCGTCGGTGGCGTCCACTACCACTAATTCACCCTCTGATCTTCTCACTGAATCGGCATCGATATTGTCGACAAACCTATGTATGGTTTTGAGTTACTTTGGCTTAATGTATTCCCCTAACATTCGCGTAACTGTCCAGCCCAATTTAATGCACAGGAACCGCCTCTAAAACGCATCAAAATAGAAGAATGTGAGACTGCAACCAAAGATTCGGGAATTAGTTGCGACGTGCCAGTACTGGAATGTCCTTCTTTGGATTACTTTGGGTACGCATAGTTGCAGTAAAAAGTATTCCGCTTGATAACATATTCCTGCAACACCATCTTTCGTAACACACAGGAAAAATTGTTACGGTCCCCAACAGCCGGCACTGCTTCGGAAAATAATGAATGACTGGCCAGCGATGAACCGCTGGCATGATCTTAATTACTTGCTAAGGGTCGCCGGCGAACGAACCGTGCCGGTGGAAACCGGCTCACAGTACAGCAACGATGACTGGTCGCAAAAGCTCATGAAGTTCGGAGAGTTTCTTATGCAAAGTGTAGCCACCGATCGAAACCAGGCAAACGATCCGGTCTCCTATCTGGCACAGCACGATTTGTTCGATCAAATTCCTGCGCTTCGGCGGGATATCATCGTACCGGACTATATCGGGTGCACCGATATTGCCCCCCGCATCCGAGCATGGTTGGGGCCAAAGGGCACGGTTTCGCCATTGCACACCGACCCCTGCCACAATCTGCTGTGCCAGGTATGTgtcagttgcagttgcactGTGCGCACGTTGTGGCGCGCTGATTGATAGTCGATTTTGAAATTCGTTGCATTTCCGGTTTTGATTAGGTTTTTGGCAGTAAGACCATCATTCTCGCACGGCCGGAAGATACGGACAAGCTGTACCCCCACGAGCACTTCATACTGAACAACACATCGCGCGTCGATGCTCGCCAACCGGACTACGAGCGGTTTCCGCTGCTGCGGGAGGTGCGGTTCTACCGGGTGACGTTGCGCCGGGGCGAGGTCCTGTACATACCGCCAAAGTGGTGGCACTATGTGGAATCACTGTCACCGAGCTTCTCGGTTAGCTTTTGGTTTGAATGATTCATGCTGATTGCTGATGGTGTCCTGATGCGGCAGCTGACACCGCGACCGCAGCGGTTGGCTGCTGCGTGTACCGTAAACGAGAACCGAAATAAACACTTATCAAATCAATCCCCGCTCAGAGACCCTCTAGAAACCGATCTCCACCCCCGGTGGCCCATGTGGCGGACGAATATCAAGcggacaaacaaacgaagTGTGTGCCGGATGGAGTGAACCGAGTGAGCACATGCGCGATGGTACAGCATCCTTGCGATGCTGCTTCGCCCGAATCCCTCGTCGTTGACGAAGCGTACAGTGGACAACAAGAAATGTATATACTCGATGCTTCATGTCCAATAAATGGCAAGAAAACCCGTTAAAATTGCACTTAATACATGTTGTAGTGCTTCATGGTCACATCTTGGACAGTACCTAAAAGAATGGAGTTCGATTTATGGCCTACGATTTTGCTTACCGAACCTTTGGTCAATCACTGTCTTCGGCGAGCGATTCATCTAACAGAGGGTCTGTTTAAATAATCCTACATCTCGTCAACGTGCAGCCAGTCTTGCCGAGGGCCTCGAGCAGAACATACTCTCGAACATTA
Proteins encoded in this region:
- the LOC126578966 gene encoding poly(U)-binding-splicing factor half pint isoform X1, translating into MNGVVAMGSNEYNSGSNNNNSEVSPAREEYRKEADCSPPPVKVSKRDKERERDRERRERREREREERERETKIPAYLLQPVYDMRQTGDVAFGPGTRSALLGILGGALPRLTSEQHELVTRAKKYAMEQSIKMVLMKQTLAHQQQQLASQRTQVQRQQALALMCRVYVGSISFELKEDTIRAAFLPFGPIKSINMSWDPITQKHKGFAFVEYEIPEGAQLALEQMNGAMLGGRNIKVGRPSNMPQAQQVIDEIQEEAKSYNRIYIASIHPDLTEEDIKSVFEAFGPIVTCKMSQGNAVHSHKGYGFIEYQTNQSAIEAIASMNLFDLGGQLLRVGRSITPPNALMGPAANSAMPTAAAVAAAAATAKIQAMDAVATNAVMGLSATAPTLKVGLGGLPMNPSMTTATSAGLVAQAHLAAATQAAAAINHQPGLLGAPGLGLPPLLVNPVLGGAAKPLPTVLSQANPAAVAAAAAAAAAAAAAAAAAPNATAEDVYKKAQEKQQEELQKKLLEEGEPQTLQQQESMSIKGQSARHLVMQRLMRPRDSKVVILRNMVGPEEVDEMLEEEIQDECGKYGDVKRVIIYKERQSEGNYADDDFTDMIVKIFVEFAEATEADKARDALNGRYFGGRLVKAESYDQALYDHGDLSG
- the LOC126575120 gene encoding bifunctional peptidase and arginyl-hydroxylase JMJD5, which translates into the protein MEEIIKKSVNELLAICPRKTFFDRCTWIQKEPLVSRVIQSTVDSLEPGWCASAINMPQNLIKIGLIYDTVYNQLHTGQWKEVEPEKRELFTILSFLRIVHILLVSKDVLQSLKDGIYLADLGLMLGSSVASTTTNSPSDLLTESASILSTNLSQFNAQEPPLKRIKIEECETATKDSGISCDVPVLECPSLDYFGKNCYGPQQPALLRKIMNDWPAMNRWHDLNYLLRVAGERTVPVETGSQYSNDDWSQKLMKFGEFLMQSVATDRNQANDPVSYLAQHDLFDQIPALRRDIIVPDYIGCTDIAPRIRAWLGPKGTVSPLHTDPCHNLLCQVFGSKTIILARPEDTDKLYPHEHFILNNTSRVDARQPDYERFPLLREVRFYRVTLRRGEVLYIPPKWWHYVESLSPSFSVSFWFE
- the LOC126578966 gene encoding poly(U)-binding-splicing factor half pint isoform X2, translating into MRFVCLQFHSSTEGDRTTIALWLGIERFAEYRTPRSKQLFAMPVAIKSETNSLFFSHPKPTSTETKIPAYLLQPVYDMRQTGDVAFGPGTRSALLGILGGALPRLTSEQHELVTRAKKYAMEQSIKMVLMKQTLAHQQQQLASQRTQVQRQQALALMCRVYVGSISFELKEDTIRAAFLPFGPIKSINMSWDPITQKHKGFAFVEYEIPEGAQLALEQMNGAMLGGRNIKVGRPSNMPQAQQVIDEIQEEAKSYNRIYIASIHPDLTEEDIKSVFEAFGPIVTCKMSQGNAVHSHKGYGFIEYQTNQSAIEAIASMNLFDLGGQLLRVGRSITPPNALMGPAANSAMPTAAAVAAAAATAKIQAMDAVATNAVMGLSATAPTLKVGLGGLPMNPSMTTATSAGLVAQAHLAAATQAAAAINHQPGLLGAPGLGLPPLLVNPVLGGAAKPLPTVLSQANPAAVAAAAAAAAAAAAAAAAAPNATAEDVYKKAQEKQQEELQKKLLEEGEPQTLQQQESMSIKGQSARHLVMQRLMRPRDSKVVILRNMVGPEEVDEMLEEEIQDECGKYGDVKRVIIYKERQSEGNYADDDFTDMIVKIFVEFAEATEADKARDALNGRYFGGRLVKAESYDQALYDHGDLSG